Genomic segment of Magnetovibrio sp. PR-2:
GAAAACATAAGCGAACGTGCCGCAGAATTTCTGGTCGAGGACATGGAGGCTATGGGACCTGTACGTGAGGCTAAGGTCAATGACGCCCAGCAAAGCATTATGAAAACCGTGCGTGATTTGGAGCGGTCAGGGGAAATCTCCAGATTATGATGGTCGCAGTTTGAGTTGGTCTTCCGTCAATCGTTGACCAACGAGTAACTCGTACTGCGCCCACCACCCGGGTCTTTTTGCAGGGCGCCGCGATCAATCAGGTCGAGAATATCCCGATAAGCGGTGTCTTGTGAGCACTTGGCGAGTTTCGCCCATTTTGAGGTCGTCAGTTTACCCTCAAAGCCATCCAACAATCTGTTCAGAATTTTGATTTGTCGCTCATTTAAGGGCTCTGTCGCAAAGCGTTCCCAAAAACGGGCTTTGTCGAGAACGGCCCCAAGTGTTTCTTGAGCACCGTCAATGGCCCGCCCAAGACACCTCAAGAACCAATCTTGCCAACGCGTGATGTCAAGGTCACCTTTTTGTGTCCGCTCCAGCATGTCGTAATAGTCTTTATGTTCCCGGCGAATTTGTCCGGACATGCTGTAGAAGCGTTGTTCTGCTGTTTCGGAACGGGAAAGAGCCATATCGGCGATGGCCCGCGCAATCCGGCCATTGCCGTCTTCAAACGGATGTATGGTGACAAACCACAGATGCGCCAATCCCGCGATCAGCAGCGGGTCCATATCACCCGGTTTTTCAAACCAGTCTAAAAATTTTGCCATTTCTTCGGGCACGCGTTCTGTCGGCGGGGCCTCATAGTGAACCTTTTCTCGCCCAATGGGCCCTGACACAACTTGCATTGGTCCATC
This window contains:
- a CDS encoding Fic family protein, which gives rise to MYIWEIPDWPALTWDEKALTRLLTDVSREQGRLLGKMEALGFDLRSETHLQTLTEDVVKSSEIEGERLEREQVRSSIARRLGMDVGGLIPADRNVEGVVEMMLDATGNYAAPLTAERLFTWHASLFPTGRSGMTKIRVGSWRDDRDGPMQVVSGPIGREKVHYEAPPTERVPEEMAKFLDWFEKPGDMDPLLIAGLAHLWFVTIHPFEDGNGRIARAIADMALSRSETAEQRFYSMSGQIRREHKDYYDMLERTQKGDLDITRWQDWFLRCLGRAIDGAQETLGAVLDKARFWERFATEPLNERQIKILNRLLDGFEGKLTTSKWAKLAKCSQDTAYRDILDLIDRGALQKDPGGGRSTSYSLVND